From the genome of Oscillospiraceae bacterium:
GCTGCCTGATCAAACGCTGAAAAAAAGTGAGAAAGAGCTGCTGGTGGCAGACAAAGAGCCTGTGCTGCGCTGTGCGGTCGGATTTCCCCGGTGTCTTGCCGCATATCCTTTGCGGGAAGACCCGCGGCTGCGTGGGCTGCAGCAGCTTTCCACCTATTCACTGAAAAGTGACTGTGCCGATTATACGGCCCGCGGGCTGCACCTGACACCAGAAGGCTACACGGCATTTGAAATTGTCGGTGTTGGCTGCATTGGCCGGGTACGGCTCAAAAGTCTGGCCAAAGGAGAAGAAGAACTCATCTTGGCGGCAACTGCGGCTGCGGTCATGTGCGGCATACCACTGGCAAAGGCGCTGGCCTGTCTGCAGGGGTAGCAGAAACAGGGCCCCTTTTCCAGAAAGCGGTTGGCTCATAGGCGGATTTGTGTTATAATACGTAAGTCCTGCTGTGACAATGCGGTAAAAAAGAGAGAAAATGGAAAGCTGTGGCGGCTTTTCATGCTGGAGGGTAAGAAAACTATGGACGTTTTGGCAATCGTTTTGTCGGCGGCAGTCGCGTTTGCGGTAACTGCTCTGCTGGGGAAATGGCTGGTTCCTTTTCTGCACAAAATCAATTTTGGACAGACTATCCGCGATGTGGGGCCTAAGTGGCATCAAAAAAAGAATGGCACCCCCACCATGGGCGGCTTTATGTTTATTATCGGCATCCTGGTGGCGCTGCTGGTCTGTATGCCCCTGGTCCTGACAGGCGGTCGCACGTGGGGCAGCAACATGATTGGCGTGCGGGTCATTGGCGGATATCTGATGGCGCTGGCTTTTGGTGCGGTTGGCTTTATTGATGACTACATCAAAGTGGTAAAAAAGCGCAATCTCGGTTTAACCGTCAAGCAGAAATTCCTTTTACAGTGCCTGGTTGCGGCCGTTTACCTGCTTTCTTTAAAGCTGAGCGGTGCTTCTTCGGCTACCATGGTGCCTTTTGCCGGCAGAGTGGATATTGGCATTTGGTACTGGATTATTGCTTTCTTTGGCATTATCGGCATGGTAAATGCAGTCAACTTTACTGACGGTATCGACGGCCTCAACGGCTCGGTAACATTCTTTGTTTCTATCTTTTTCATGATTATTGCCGGCATGCTGAAATCAACGGGCATGGGTGTCTTTTCGGCTGCCTGTGCAGGTGGCTGCCTGGGCTTTCTGCTGTGGAACTTTAACCCGGCAAAGGTCTTTATGGGAGACACCGGTTCGCTGTTTTTGGGGGGCATGGTGTGCGCCATGGCCTTTGGGCTGGAAATCCCGATCTTGCTGTTGGTAATCGGTATTATTTATATTATCGAAATTCTTTCAGTCATTTTACAGGTCACCTATTTTAAAGCGACACACGGCAAGCGCCTGTTCAAGATGACCCCCATTCATCACAGCTGTGAAATGAGCGGCTGGAGCGAAGTGAAAATCTGTGCAGTCTTTAGCACAATCACCGCTTTGGCGGGGCTTGCAACGCTGTTTTTAGCGATGAACGCGTACGGTATCTGGTAAAATCGCAGGGGCTTTGAAAAGCGGCCGTATTTGGCCGGAAAGGGGAAGCGGAATATATGGCAAAGAACAGAAGCGGCCAGCCGGCGCAGGTGTCTCGTCAGCCGCAGCAAAAGCATCATGCGGCTGTGCGTCGGCCGGTGGTTTCCACAGCAGGAACCACCGGCGCTGTTTCGGCAGCGCATCCGCAGGTGCGCACCTCAAAAGGCAAGTGGAAAAGCAAACTAAAGCTGCTTTCTGTGCGCTCCGGTATGGATATGACTTTCTTTTTCCTGGTGCTGGTATTGGTGTGCTTTGGGCTTGTCATGGTGTTTTCGGCAAGCTACGCGAATTCCAGTTATCGCTTTAATGGCAACCCCTATCACTTTGTTAAAGCACAAGCAATTTATGCAGTGATCGGCATCGCACTGATGATTGCAATTTCTTATTTTGACTATCATCATTTACACAAATTTGCTCTGCCAATTTATATTATTACAGTTTTGCTGCTGGGTATTACCGTTGCCTTCAAAGGCAGTGCGCTGGTACGCCAGACAAACGGTGCCTACCGCTGGATTACAATCGGTTCCCTGCAGTTTCAGCCCTCTGAAATCGCAAAGTTCGCTTTGGTGCTGGTGCTTGCGCATCTGATGGCTACCCGGGAAAATATGGATGGCACAAAGCGCGGCAAACGTTTCCGTTTGTTCATTTACGCTGGAGCTATTCTGCTCATCTGCGGTTTGGTCGCTGCAGAGAAGCATATGTCTGCCACTATCATTCTGCTGCTGCTGGCGACGATTATGCTGTTTATCGGCGGGCTGCCGGCAAAGTGGTTTGCCATAGGAATTAGTTGTGCGGCAGCTGCGCTGCTGATTATTGCAAACCTGCCGTTTTATGCCCATGTTTCCACCCGTATGATGGTCTGGAAAAACCCGTGGGATTCCAGTCTTTCCGGCAATGAGGCATGGCAGACGCAGCAGTCCTTGTATGCCATTGGTTCTGGGCGGCTGCTTGGGCTTGGTTTGGGTAAAAGCCGGCAGAAATACCTGTACCTGCCGGAACCGCAGAACGATTTTATTTTTGCGATTATTTGTGAAGAGCTCGGTTTTGTCGGCGCACTGGTTATCATCATTCTGTTTGCGCTGCTTATTTGGCGCGGCGTGATGATCGCCCTGCGTGCGAAAGACCGCTTTGGTATGCTGCTCGGGGTCGGCCTGATTATGCAGGTCGGGCTGCAGGTGGTGCTGAATATCGCCGTCGTGACCAACACCATTCCAAATACCGGCGTCAGCCTGCCATTCTTCAGCGCCGGCGGCACTTCGCTGGTGATGCTGCTGGCTCAAATGGGGTTGATTCTCTCTATTTCGCGTACCTCAAATATAGAAAAAACTTAAAGAAAATACGGTAGCAGCAAAGGCGGTCTGCGCTTTTGCTGCTGTGCTGTCTGCAGCCGTATTCTGATTTATTCGTATAAAGGAGCAATGCCTGTATGAAAATTCTCTTTGCCGGCGGTGGCACCGCGGGGCATATCAACCCGGCTCTTGCCATAGCGGGCTATGTCCGCGAAAAAGAGCCGGACGCGCAGATTTTGTATATCGGTGCCAAGGGCGGCATGGAAGAGCGCCTGGTGCCGCAGGCCGGATTTGCGTTTCAAAGTATTACAATTTCGGGGTTTCAGCGCAAACTGAGCTTTGAAAATCTGAAGCGCAATGCTGAGACCGTTGTGCGCCTGTTTACCTCTACGGCAGAATCAAAAAAAATCATACAGGAATTTGGTCCAGATGTCTGCGTGGGCACCGGCGGCTATGTTTCCGGCCCGGTGATTCGGGAGGCGATGAAGCTGTACATTCCGGCCGTGATCCACGAACAGAACGCTTTTCCCGGTGTCACCAACAAAGCCCTGAGCAAAGACGCCGACCGCGTGCTGCTGGCCAACGGCGATGCACAAAAATACATGGCAAAAAACGCCCGTTGTGTTTTGACAGGCAACCCAGTGCGCATGGCTGTGGTGCGGGCTGACCGCACTGCTTCCCGCAGGGCACTGGGGCTTGACAGCCGTCCGCTGATTTTGTCCTTTGGCGGCAGTCTTGGTGCACAGAAGGTTAATGAGGCCGTGCTTGACCTGCTGACGGAATCGGCCAAAACAGACCGCTTTCAGCATATTCATGCCTATGGGCAGTACGGAGGCTGGTTCCCGCAGAAACTGCAAGAGCGTGGCGTGCATCTGCAGGACCACCCTAATTTTGATATTCGTCCTTACATTGACAATATGCCGGAATGCCTTGCAGCAGCGGACTTGGTTATCTGCCGCGCAGGTGCTATTACGCTGAGTGAGCTGCAGGCAAAAGGTCGTGCGGCCATTATCATTCCCAGTCCCAATGTTGCGGAAAACCACCAGTATTACAATGCAATGAGTATGGTAAACCGCGGCGCAGGGGAAATCCTAGAAGAAAAGGACTTGACCGGCCCGGCGCTGATTCAAAAAGTACGTTCTCTCTTTGAAAAGCCCGAGACAATTCCTGCTTTGGCGGCCAATGCGCAGAAAATGGCGATTTTAGATACAAATGAGCGCATTTACAACATTCTGCAGGAAGTGCTGCAGGAAAAAAAGGCACACTGAGAAAGGCTTTGCCCGCCTGCCTTTTCGTAACCAAACCGGTACTGCCCTGCATAGTATGGCAAAGACTATGTGGGGGTGTTGCAAATGTCAATGTTACGCATCAGCGGGCCGTGCCGGCTGCGCGGGGAAGTGCAGGTGCACGGTGCTAAAAACAGCGCTCTGCCCCTGCTGGCGGCCTCTCTGCTGTGCACCGAGCCGTGTGTCCTGCAAAACTGCCCGCGCCTTTCTGATGTGGATACGGCGGTTACTATTCTGCGCGGGCTGGGCTGCCGCGTAAAAACCGACGAGGGCAGTGTCTTTATAGATGCTGGACCGGTGTCTTCCTGCACCATTCCGGATACGCTGATGCGGGAAATGCGTTCTTCTATTATTTTTCTGGGTGCGGTGATAGGCCGCTTGGGCGAGGCTTCGCTGAGTTTTCCAGGCGGGTGCGAGCTTGGCCCGCGGCCGATCGACCTGCATCTGCAGGCGCTGCGCCGCCTTGGTGCACAGATTAGCGAGGACCACGGCCGGCTGGTCTGCCGGGCGCCGGGTGGGCTGCACGGTGCAGAGACAACGCTTTCGTTTCCCAGTGTCGGTGCAACAGAAAATGTGATGATTGCCGCTTCAGTGGCGCGGGGAACAACTGTATTGGAAAATGCCGCCCGTGAGCCGGAAATCGAGGACCTTGCGGGTTTCTTAAATGCCTGCGGTGCGCGTGTCTTCGGCGCCGGCACAAGCACTGTGCGGATTGAGGGCGTTCCGCGGCTTTCAGGCTGTACTTACCGCGTGATACCAGACCGTATTGCAGCGGCCACTTACCTGGCCGCTGCAGCCGCTACAGGAAGCAAGCTGACCCTGCGCGGTGTCGTTGCGCGTCATCTGGTTCCGGTGCTGCCTGCTTTTGAGGAAGCCGGCTGCCGTATGACTGCTGTAGGCGATACCCTTACCCTGACACCGCCTGCAGTGCTGCACCGGGTGCACTGCATTCGCACAATGCCGTATCCGGGTTTTCCAACAGACGCGCAGGCTCCCCTGATGGCTATGACAACGCTGGCACAGGGCACCAGTGTTTTTGTGGAGAATATCTTTGAAGAGCGCTACAAGCATGTCGGCGAGCTTTTGCGCATGGGGGCAAATATTCGTGTAAACGGCCGCGTGGCCGTGGTAGAGGGCGTGCCGGCCCTTTCGGGTGCTGCAGTAGAGGCTGCAGACCTGCGCGGCGGCGCGGCGCTGGTGATTGCCGGGCTGGCTGCGCAAGGTGAAACGCTGATTTCCGGCGTGCACCATATCGACCGCGGCTATGAGCATATAGAAAAGACACTGCAGGGCCTTGGCGCCCGTATTGAACGTATTCCGGAAGCGGAGGACTGACAAATGACGCAAAATGATGTGAAAAAGACAGGAAGGACACGACGGCGAGACACGTCCCCAAAGCAGCGCCAGCGTGCCTATCAGCGTATGCGCCACCGCAAGCGGATGCAGGTGCTGTTTTACATTTTGGCCTTTTTGGCTGTGCTTGTCACGGCGGTTGTGCTGTGTGTAATTTTTCTGTTCCAGATTCGTACCATCGAGGTTTCCGGTACTTCCCGCTATACGGTTTCACAAATCACTGCGGCTAGTGGGGTAAAACAGGGAACCAACTGGTTTCAAGTAAATACTGACACAACTGCGAAAAATGTTGAAAAAGCTTGTCCGTATTTAACAGAGGTCGCGGTCAGCCGGCAGCTGCCGTCTAAGGTAATTATACAGGTGAAAGAGGGGAAACCCTCCGGTGCGGTGCTGTGGAACGGCAAGTATATTTTAATGGATAAAAACGGCCGCGTCATGGTAATTTCCGATTCTGTACCGTCAAATGTACCGGTCATAAAAGGCTTGACAGTGCAGTCGGCAGAACTGGGCAGCGTAGTTTCTTTTGCAGATAATCAGCGCAGCAGCATTTACAGGCAGGTGACACAGGCAATCGTTGACACGGGCTTTTCGGGTACCACAGCGATTGATGTTTCAGACATCTACAATATCAGTGTTGCCTGCACGACAAAGAACAGCAGGATTTTGACGATTAAGCTTGGCAACTCTACTTACCTGCAGAAAAAGTTTCGGTTTGCAAAGGCTACCATCGACCAGCACCTTTCCGGTGAGCAGGGCACTTTTGATGTTTCTTCTGTCAGCAAAGAAAAGTCGGTTACGTGGTTTACGCCGTCTTCTGCGGCGGCATCGTCGACCGCTTCCCAAAAATCGGCTTCATCTGCCGCTTCCAGCAGTGCATCTTCTGCTGCAAGCCAAACGCAGCAACAAAGTGGAGTTTCACAGGAAAGCAGCGGCTAGCCCCGTTTTTTCTGTCTGCTTTTGTGAAAAGCGGCGGAAAGCGAAAAAAAGCATTGAAATTATACGCGAAACGTGATAAATTAGTTTTATGATTGTATAACAGAACCGCTATGGGAAAAGGACTTCTGCAGTATTTACTGCGGGATAACAATAAGGAGGAACCGGCAAATGCCTTTTGAGATTGACAACGACTTCGAGAATATCGTTCAAATAAAAGTGGTCGGCGTCGGCGGCGGCGGCGGAAACGCCATTGACCGCATGGTCACCATGGGAGTACAGGGAGTGGAGTTTATTAGTGTAAATACTGATAAGCAGGCACTGTTCCGCTCAAAGGCGACCCAGAAGATTCAGATCGGCGAGAAAGTGACACACGGAAAAGGCGCCGGCAGCAAGCCCGAAATGGGCGGCAAGGCTGCTGACGAAAGCCGTGAAGCCATTACAGAGGCCCTGCGCGGCAGCGACATGGTCTTTATCACTGCAGGCATGGGCGGCGGCACAGGTACCGGCGCTGCGCCGGTTGTGGCCGAGATTGCGCGTGACATGGGCGTTCTTACGGTTGGCATTGTGACAAAGCCCTTTGCTTTTGAGGGCCGCCGCCGCATGCAGCAGGCCGAAGAGGGCATTGCACAGCTGCGTGAGCATGTTGACTCCCTTGTGGTTATCCCCAACGAGCGCTTAAAGCTTGTTTCCGAACAGCGCATTACCCTGCTGAATGCTTTTTCTGTGGCCGATGATGTGCTGCGCCAGGGCGTGCAGAGCATCTCTGACTTGATTAAGCTGCCGGGCCTTGTAAACTTGGACTTTGCCGATGTGACCGCCGTAATGAAAGACGCCGGTTATGCACACATGGGCGTAGGCCGTGCTTCCGGTAAAGACAAGGCAGAGACAGCTGCCAACATGGCGATTTCCAGCCCGCTGCTTGAAACCAGCATCAGCGGCGCAAGGGGCGTTATTATCAATATTACTTCTTCACCGGATATCGGTTTGGATGAAATTGAAACGGCTTCTTCCATGATCAGCGAACAGGCCAGCGATGATGCAAACATCATCTGGGGCGCTGCATTTGATGAAAATATGGATGACGAGATGAGCATTACCGTCATTGCAACAGGTTTTGACACCAGCGCAGATGAAGACGCAGATGCCGACACAGCAGAAACCGGTGCAGATGACGATATCAATATTCTCAACGGTACCTTTAACGGCAATAACCGCCCTGCTGCACGTACAGCAGCACCGCGCCAGCAGCCGCAGCAGACAGCATCTGCTGATCGTGCACCTGCAAAGCAGCAGGCACCGGCTGAGGATGACGACGAAGGCTTTGTCGATATTATGTCGATTTTCAATCGGAATAAGTAATATCTATACAGAAAGCAAAAGGGCTGGTGTCTGTGTGCAAAACGCAGGCACCGGCTTTTTTCTGCCGGCGTGAAACTTTAAAGATTGGTAAAATAAAAGCAGGCGAGCTTGTCAATTTGTCGGTTTCCTGTTATAATCATGCTGGTTGTGCAAACTTTCCTGAGGGTGGCATTGCGTGAGCGGGTGCATTTTCAGAATATGGGAGATGTTAAAAAAGCAATGCTGTCTTACTACAAAACTGCCGGCGATAAAATGGAGGAGCTTCCTTCCTGCGAGCCCGGCTGTTGGATCAGCTGCATCGACCCGCAGGACGAGGAAGTTTCGCAGTTGATCCGTGACTACAAGATTGAGCCGGATTTTTTTCGCGCTGCACTGGATGAAGAAGAGAGTCCACGTATTGACCGCGAAGACAACAGCACGCTGCTGATTGTAGATATTCCTGTTGTTGAAAAGACCGAAAACGACAAGCTCTTTTATTCTACCCGGCCGCTTGGCATTATTATTACGGAAAAGAATGTGCTGACGGTCAGCTTGTACCCAAACTCGGTGCTGGATGAGTTTGCCGACGGCGCTGTGCGAAACGTGCAGACAAACCTGAAAACCCGCTTTGTACTGCAACTGATGCTGCGCGTGGCAACGCGCTTTCTGCTTTACTTAAAGCAAATTGAGCGTACAAGTGACTTGATGGAAAAAGAACTGCGCCGCTCTATGAAAAACGATGAATTGGTACAGCTGCTCGATATTGAAAAATCATTG
Proteins encoded in this window:
- the mraY gene encoding phospho-N-acetylmuramoyl-pentapeptide-transferase translates to MLEGKKTMDVLAIVLSAAVAFAVTALLGKWLVPFLHKINFGQTIRDVGPKWHQKKNGTPTMGGFMFIIGILVALLVCMPLVLTGGRTWGSNMIGVRVIGGYLMALAFGAVGFIDDYIKVVKKRNLGLTVKQKFLLQCLVAAVYLLSLKLSGASSATMVPFAGRVDIGIWYWIIAFFGIIGMVNAVNFTDGIDGLNGSVTFFVSIFFMIIAGMLKSTGMGVFSAACAGGCLGFLLWNFNPAKVFMGDTGSLFLGGMVCAMAFGLEIPILLLVIGIIYIIEILSVILQVTYFKATHGKRLFKMTPIHHSCEMSGWSEVKICAVFSTITALAGLATLFLAMNAYGIW
- a CDS encoding putative lipid II flippase FtsW gives rise to the protein MAKNRSGQPAQVSRQPQQKHHAAVRRPVVSTAGTTGAVSAAHPQVRTSKGKWKSKLKLLSVRSGMDMTFFFLVLVLVCFGLVMVFSASYANSSYRFNGNPYHFVKAQAIYAVIGIALMIAISYFDYHHLHKFALPIYIITVLLLGITVAFKGSALVRQTNGAYRWITIGSLQFQPSEIAKFALVLVLAHLMATRENMDGTKRGKRFRLFIYAGAILLICGLVAAEKHMSATIILLLLATIMLFIGGLPAKWFAIGISCAAAALLIIANLPFYAHVSTRMMVWKNPWDSSLSGNEAWQTQQSLYAIGSGRLLGLGLGKSRQKYLYLPEPQNDFIFAIICEELGFVGALVIIILFALLIWRGVMIALRAKDRFGMLLGVGLIMQVGLQVVLNIAVVTNTIPNTGVSLPFFSAGGTSLVMLLAQMGLILSISRTSNIEKT
- the murG gene encoding undecaprenyldiphospho-muramoylpentapeptide beta-N-acetylglucosaminyltransferase, which encodes MKILFAGGGTAGHINPALAIAGYVREKEPDAQILYIGAKGGMEERLVPQAGFAFQSITISGFQRKLSFENLKRNAETVVRLFTSTAESKKIIQEFGPDVCVGTGGYVSGPVIREAMKLYIPAVIHEQNAFPGVTNKALSKDADRVLLANGDAQKYMAKNARCVLTGNPVRMAVVRADRTASRRALGLDSRPLILSFGGSLGAQKVNEAVLDLLTESAKTDRFQHIHAYGQYGGWFPQKLQERGVHLQDHPNFDIRPYIDNMPECLAAADLVICRAGAITLSELQAKGRAAIIIPSPNVAENHQYYNAMSMVNRGAGEILEEKDLTGPALIQKVRSLFEKPETIPALAANAQKMAILDTNERIYNILQEVLQEKKAH
- the murA gene encoding UDP-N-acetylglucosamine 1-carboxyvinyltransferase, with protein sequence MSMLRISGPCRLRGEVQVHGAKNSALPLLAASLLCTEPCVLQNCPRLSDVDTAVTILRGLGCRVKTDEGSVFIDAGPVSSCTIPDTLMREMRSSIIFLGAVIGRLGEASLSFPGGCELGPRPIDLHLQALRRLGAQISEDHGRLVCRAPGGLHGAETTLSFPSVGATENVMIAASVARGTTVLENAAREPEIEDLAGFLNACGARVFGAGTSTVRIEGVPRLSGCTYRVIPDRIAAATYLAAAAATGSKLTLRGVVARHLVPVLPAFEEAGCRMTAVGDTLTLTPPAVLHRVHCIRTMPYPGFPTDAQAPLMAMTTLAQGTSVFVENIFEERYKHVGELLRMGANIRVNGRVAVVEGVPALSGAAVEAADLRGGAALVIAGLAAQGETLISGVHHIDRGYEHIEKTLQGLGARIERIPEAED
- a CDS encoding FtsQ-type POTRA domain-containing protein, which encodes MTQNDVKKTGRTRRRDTSPKQRQRAYQRMRHRKRMQVLFYILAFLAVLVTAVVLCVIFLFQIRTIEVSGTSRYTVSQITAASGVKQGTNWFQVNTDTTAKNVEKACPYLTEVAVSRQLPSKVIIQVKEGKPSGAVLWNGKYILMDKNGRVMVISDSVPSNVPVIKGLTVQSAELGSVVSFADNQRSSIYRQVTQAIVDTGFSGTTAIDVSDIYNISVACTTKNSRILTIKLGNSTYLQKKFRFAKATIDQHLSGEQGTFDVSSVSKEKSVTWFTPSSAAASSTASQKSASSAASSSASSAASQTQQQSGVSQESSG
- the ftsZ gene encoding cell division protein FtsZ — its product is MPFEIDNDFENIVQIKVVGVGGGGGNAIDRMVTMGVQGVEFISVNTDKQALFRSKATQKIQIGEKVTHGKGAGSKPEMGGKAADESREAITEALRGSDMVFITAGMGGGTGTGAAPVVAEIARDMGVLTVGIVTKPFAFEGRRRMQQAEEGIAQLREHVDSLVVIPNERLKLVSEQRITLLNAFSVADDVLRQGVQSISDLIKLPGLVNLDFADVTAVMKDAGYAHMGVGRASGKDKAETAANMAISSPLLETSISGARGVIINITSSPDIGLDEIETASSMISEQASDDANIIWGAAFDENMDDEMSITVIATGFDTSADEDADADTAETGADDDINILNGTFNGNNRPAARTAAPRQQPQQTASADRAPAKQQAPAEDDDEGFVDIMSIFNRNK
- a CDS encoding magnesium transporter CorA family protein; translated protein: MLSYYKTAGDKMEELPSCEPGCWISCIDPQDEEVSQLIRDYKIEPDFFRAALDEEESPRIDREDNSTLLIVDIPVVEKTENDKLFYSTRPLGIIITEKNVLTVSLYPNSVLDEFADGAVRNVQTNLKTRFVLQLMLRVATRFLLYLKQIERTSDLMEKELRRSMKNDELVQLLDIEKSLVYFSSSLKQNESTLEKIMRGRALKLYDEDQDLLEDVLIEVKQGIDMSNIYMNILSSTMDAFASIINNNLNNVMKILASITLIFSVPTVISGIYGMNVTGLPQPSFVFTIVLIVVCTVVAAMILKKKKMM